In one window of Haemophilus parainfluenzae DNA:
- the rplS gene encoding 50S ribosomal protein L19 has product MSNIIKQLEQEQLKQNVPSFRPGDTLEVKVWVVEGSKRRLQAFEGVVIAIRNRGLHSAFTLRKVSNGVGVERVFQTHSPVVDSITVKRKGAVRKAKLYYLRERSGKSARIKERLGE; this is encoded by the coding sequence ATGTCTAACATTATCAAACAACTTGAACAAGAACAATTAAAACAAAACGTACCTAGCTTCCGCCCAGGTGATACTTTAGAAGTTAAAGTATGGGTAGTTGAAGGTAGCAAACGTCGTTTGCAAGCATTCGAAGGCGTGGTTATTGCAATTCGTAACCGTGGCTTGCACTCAGCATTTACTTTACGTAAAGTATCTAACGGTGTAGGTGTTGAGCGTGTATTCCAAACTCACTCACCAGTTGTAGATTCAATCACTGTTAAACGTAAAGGTGCAGTACGTAAAGCTAAACTTTACTACTTACGTGAACGTTCAGGTAAATCTGCTCGTATTAAAGAGCGTTTGGGCGAATAA
- the tkt gene encoding transketolase: protein MATRRQLANAIRALSMDAVQKAKSGHPGAPMGMADIAEVLWRDFLKHNPNNPKWADRDRFVLSNGHGSMLIYSLLHLTGYDLSIEDLKQFRQLHSKTPGHPEYGYAPGVETTTGPLGQGITNAVGMAIAEKTLAGQFNREGHEIVDHHTYVFLGDGCLMEGISHEACSLAGTLGLGKLIAFYDDNNISIDGHVDGWFSDDTAARFEAYGWQVIRNVDGHDAEQIRAATILAQAEKEKPTLIICKTIIGFGSPNKSGSHDSHGAPLGDEEIALTRKALGWEYAPFEIPAEYYAEWSAKEKGAIAEKSWEEKFAAYAKAYPELAAEFTRRVNGELPANWAAESKAFIEKLQANPASIASRKASQNAIEAYAHVLPEFLGGSADLASSNLTLWSGSKPIRAHENVGGNYLNYGVREFGMSAIMNGIALHGGFIPYGATFLMFYEYAHNAVRMAALMKQRALFVYTHDSIGLGEDGPTHQPVEQTTSLRLIPNLETWRPCDQVESAIAWQQAVERQDGPSALIFTRQNLAQMDRTSAQLDAVKRGAYVLKDCDGTPELIFIATGSEVELAMKAADVLSAEGKKVRVVSMPSTNRFDKQDAEYRESVLPAAVTKRVAIEAGIADFWYKYVGFEGRVVGMNSFGESAPADQLFKLFGFTVDNVVAKAKEIL, encoded by the coding sequence ATGGCAACTCGTAGACAACTCGCCAACGCAATTCGTGCGCTATCAATGGATGCAGTACAAAAAGCAAAATCAGGCCACCCAGGTGCACCGATGGGAATGGCGGATATTGCTGAAGTATTATGGCGCGATTTCTTAAAACACAACCCAAACAATCCTAAATGGGCTGATCGCGACCGTTTTGTGCTTTCTAACGGACACGGTTCAATGTTGATTTATAGCTTATTACATTTAACAGGCTACGATCTTTCTATCGAAGATTTAAAACAATTCCGTCAATTACATTCTAAAACCCCCGGCCACCCAGAATATGGCTATGCACCAGGTGTTGAAACCACAACTGGTCCGTTAGGACAAGGTATCACTAATGCGGTGGGTATGGCGATTGCTGAGAAAACCTTAGCGGGGCAATTTAACCGTGAAGGCCATGAAATCGTAGACCACCACACTTATGTGTTCTTAGGTGATGGTTGTTTAATGGAGGGGATTTCTCATGAAGCTTGCTCTTTAGCGGGAACATTAGGCCTTGGTAAATTAATCGCATTCTACGATGACAATAACATTTCGATTGATGGTCATGTTGATGGTTGGTTCAGCGATGATACTGCAGCTCGTTTTGAAGCTTATGGCTGGCAAGTAATTCGTAATGTAGATGGTCACGATGCAGAACAAATTCGTGCTGCAACCATTCTTGCTCAAGCAGAGAAAGAAAAACCAACGTTAATTATTTGTAAAACCATCATCGGATTTGGTTCACCAAATAAATCAGGTTCTCATGATTCCCACGGCGCACCATTAGGTGATGAAGAAATCGCATTAACGCGTAAAGCGCTAGGCTGGGAATATGCTCCATTTGAAATTCCGGCTGAATACTATGCAGAATGGTCTGCGAAAGAAAAAGGCGCGATAGCAGAAAAATCTTGGGAAGAAAAATTTGCTGCTTATGCAAAAGCATATCCAGAACTTGCCGCAGAATTTACACGTCGTGTAAACGGTGAATTACCAGCAAACTGGGCAGCTGAATCCAAAGCGTTCATTGAAAAATTACAAGCAAATCCAGCGAGTATTGCAAGCCGTAAAGCATCACAAAATGCAATCGAAGCATATGCTCATGTGTTACCTGAATTCTTAGGTGGTTCTGCAGACTTAGCAAGCTCTAACTTAACGTTATGGAGCGGCTCTAAACCAATTCGTGCTCATGAAAACGTAGGCGGTAACTACCTTAACTATGGTGTGCGTGAGTTCGGTATGTCAGCGATCATGAATGGTATTGCTTTACATGGTGGTTTCATTCCTTACGGTGCAACCTTCTTAATGTTCTACGAATATGCACACAATGCGGTGCGTATGGCAGCATTAATGAAGCAACGCGCTTTATTCGTTTATACTCATGACTCTATCGGCTTAGGTGAAGATGGTCCAACTCACCAACCAGTTGAGCAAACCACCTCATTACGCTTAATTCCAAATCTTGAAACATGGCGTCCATGTGATCAAGTGGAATCAGCTATCGCATGGCAACAAGCGGTTGAACGTCAAGATGGTCCAAGTGCGTTGATCTTTACCCGTCAAAACTTAGCCCAAATGGACCGCACTTCTGCACAATTAGATGCGGTTAAACGTGGTGCCTATGTGTTAAAAGACTGTGATGGCACACCTGAGTTAATCTTCATTGCAACAGGTTCTGAAGTAGAATTAGCGATGAAAGCAGCAGATGTATTGAGTGCTGAAGGTAAAAAAGTACGTGTAGTTTCTATGCCAAGTACTAACCGTTTCGATAAACAAGATGCAGAGTATCGTGAAAGTGTGTTACCTGCAGCCGTAACCAAACGTGTTGCAATCGAAGCAGGTATTGCAGACTTCTGGTATAAATACGTCGGCTTTGAAGGTCGCGTGGTAGGTATGAATAGCTTCGGTGAATCAGCTCCAGCAGATCAATTATTCAAACTCTTTGGTTTCACCGTGGATAACGTGGTAGCAAAAGCAAAAGAGATTTTATAA
- the rpsP gene encoding 30S ribosomal protein S16, with translation MVTIRLSRGGAKKRPFYQIVVTDSRSPRDGRFIERVGFFNPIAQGNAERLRVDLERVNHWVAQGASLSDRVATLVKEAQKA, from the coding sequence ATGGTAACCATTCGTTTATCTCGTGGCGGAGCTAAAAAACGCCCATTTTATCAAATCGTAGTAACTGACAGTCGTTCACCACGTGACGGTCGTTTCATTGAGCGTGTAGGTTTCTTCAACCCAATCGCACAAGGTAACGCAGAGCGTCTTCGTGTTGATCTTGAGCGTGTAAACCACTGGGTTGCTCAAGGTGCTTCACTTTCAGACCGTGTTGCAACTTTGGTAAAAGAAGCTCAAAAAGCATAA
- a CDS encoding pyridoxamine 5'-phosphate oxidase family protein, with protein MECSKIRRKDRAITDYHRMLEIMKQCDICRLGLQDDESVYIVPLNFGFKADNEELTLYFHGFVKGKKIELIKKNKLAGFEMDRKHEIVKAEIACDYSFLYQSIIGKGNLFIIEDKDEKIDALQYLMEHYTQKNDWQFSENELNKIVVIKMNVTQWSCKEH; from the coding sequence ATGGAATGTTCTAAGATTAGACGTAAGGATAGGGCGATCACTGATTATCACCGTATGTTAGAAATTATGAAGCAGTGTGATATTTGCCGTTTAGGATTACAAGATGATGAAAGTGTTTATATTGTTCCATTAAATTTTGGTTTTAAGGCAGATAATGAAGAACTTACTCTTTATTTCCATGGATTTGTTAAAGGGAAAAAGATTGAACTGATTAAAAAGAATAAATTAGCTGGTTTTGAAATGGACCGAAAACATGAAATTGTAAAAGCAGAAATTGCCTGTGATTATTCTTTTTTATATCAGAGCATTATTGGAAAAGGGAATTTATTCATTATTGAAGATAAAGATGAGAAGATTGATGCTCTACAATATTTAATGGAACACTATACACAGAAAAATGATTGGCAGTTTAGTGAGAATGAGCTAAACAAAATTGTAGTTATTAAGATGAATGTGACTCAATGGTCATGTAAAGAGCACTAA
- the trmD gene encoding tRNA (guanosine(37)-N1)-methyltransferase TrmD → MWIGVISLFPEMFKAITEFGVTGRAVKHNLLQVECWNPRDFTFDKHKTVDDRPYGGGPGMLMMVQPLRDAIHAAKAAAGEGAKVIYLSPQGRKLDQGGVTELAQNQKLILVCGRYEGIDERLIQTEIDEEWSIGDYVLTGGELPAMTLIDAVARFIPGVLGKQASAEEDSFADGLLDCPHYTRPEVLEGLTVPSVLMSGHHEEIRKWRLKQSLQRTWLRRPELLEGLALTDEQRKLLKEAQAEHNS, encoded by the coding sequence ATGTGGATAGGGGTGATTTCATTATTTCCCGAAATGTTTAAAGCGATTACGGAATTTGGGGTTACAGGTAGAGCTGTAAAACATAATCTTCTGCAAGTGGAATGTTGGAATCCAAGAGATTTTACATTCGACAAGCATAAAACTGTGGATGACCGTCCTTATGGTGGTGGCCCGGGAATGCTGATGATGGTGCAACCTTTACGGGATGCGATTCATGCTGCGAAAGCAGCGGCAGGAGAAGGCGCAAAGGTGATTTACCTTTCGCCACAAGGACGTAAACTCGATCAAGGTGGCGTAACCGAGCTTGCTCAAAATCAGAAATTGATTTTGGTATGTGGGCGTTACGAAGGTATTGATGAACGGTTGATTCAAACTGAAATTGATGAAGAATGGTCAATTGGTGATTACGTTCTGACCGGTGGGGAATTGCCGGCAATGACATTAATTGATGCTGTTGCGCGTTTTATTCCCGGTGTATTAGGCAAACAAGCCTCCGCAGAAGAAGATTCTTTTGCAGACGGTTTATTAGATTGCCCGCATTACACCAGACCGGAAGTGTTAGAAGGATTAACTGTGCCATCCGTGCTGATGTCGGGACATCACGAAGAAATTCGGAAATGGCGATTAAAACAATCGCTACAAAGAACGTGGCTCCGACGCCCTGAGCTCTTAGAAGGCCTAGCTCTGACTGACGAACAACGTAAACTGTTAAAAGAGGCGCAAGCCGAGCATAACAGTTAG
- the argH gene encoding argininosuccinate lyase — MALWGGRFTQAADKRFKDFNDSLRFDYRLAEQDIKGSIGWSKALVNVGVLSVEEQQQLEIALNELLIEVRSNLQAILQDDAEDIHSWVESKLIDKVGNLGKKLHTGRSRNDQVALDIKMWCKQRVVELQESVRNLQRHLVQTAENTQDAVMPGYTHLQRAQPITFAHWCMAYVEMFERDYSRLTDAYKRMNSCPLGSGALAGTAYAVDREQLATDLGFAFATRNSLDSVSDRDHIVELLSTASLSMAHLSRFAEDMIIFNSGEANFVELSDRVTSGSSLMPQKKNPDACELIRGKAGRVMGALTGMLMTLKGLPLAYNKDMQEDKEGIFDALDTWQDCIDMATFVLDELKVNTDRTRKAALKGYSNATELADYLVAKGVPFRDSHHIVGETVVYAIEKGKALEDLTIPEFRQFSDVVGDDVYDILSLQSCLDKRCAKGGVSPLRVAEAIAEAKVRLT; from the coding sequence ATGGCTCTCTGGGGTGGTCGTTTTACACAAGCGGCAGACAAACGTTTTAAAGATTTTAATGATAGCCTGCGTTTTGATTATCGCTTGGCAGAGCAAGATATTAAAGGCTCCATTGGTTGGTCTAAAGCTTTAGTGAATGTTGGTGTTTTAAGTGTTGAAGAGCAACAACAGCTAGAGATTGCCTTAAATGAATTATTAATCGAAGTGCGGTCAAATCTACAAGCAATTTTACAAGATGATGCAGAAGATATTCATAGCTGGGTGGAAAGTAAACTTATCGATAAGGTGGGTAATTTAGGTAAAAAATTACACACGGGTCGTAGCCGTAATGACCAAGTTGCACTTGATATTAAAATGTGGTGTAAACAGCGTGTAGTTGAGTTGCAAGAGTCTGTTCGTAATCTTCAACGTCACTTGGTACAAACTGCTGAAAATACGCAAGATGCGGTGATGCCGGGTTATACCCATTTACAACGTGCACAACCAATCACTTTTGCCCATTGGTGTATGGCTTATGTGGAAATGTTTGAGCGTGATTATTCACGCCTTACCGATGCTTATAAACGCATGAATAGCTGCCCATTAGGCAGTGGTGCGCTTGCAGGAACAGCCTATGCAGTCGATCGTGAACAATTAGCCACCGATCTTGGTTTTGCTTTTGCGACGCGTAATAGTTTGGATAGCGTCTCTGATCGTGATCATATTGTGGAATTACTTTCAACGGCGTCTTTAAGTATGGCGCACCTTTCTCGTTTCGCAGAAGATATGATTATTTTCAATAGTGGTGAAGCGAATTTTGTGGAGTTGTCAGATCGTGTGACTTCAGGCTCGTCTTTAATGCCGCAAAAGAAAAATCCAGACGCTTGTGAATTGATTCGTGGTAAAGCGGGCCGTGTCATGGGGGCATTAACCGGTATGTTGATGACCTTAAAAGGTTTGCCATTAGCGTATAACAAAGATATGCAAGAAGACAAAGAAGGGATCTTTGATGCGCTAGATACCTGGCAAGATTGTATAGATATGGCGACTTTTGTATTAGACGAATTAAAAGTGAATACCGACCGTACACGCAAAGCTGCCTTAAAAGGTTACTCAAATGCAACAGAGCTAGCGGATTACCTTGTGGCAAAAGGTGTACCATTCCGTGATTCTCATCATATTGTTGGTGAAACGGTAGTTTATGCCATTGAAAAAGGCAAAGCCTTGGAAGACTTAACCATCCCAGAATTCCGTCAATTCAGTGATGTGGTCGGGGATGATGTCTATGACATTCTTTCTTTGCAATCTTGTTTAGATAAACGTTGTGCGAAAGGTGGGGTTTCACCACTTCGAGTAGCAGAGGCGATTGCAGAAGCAAAAGTGAGATTAACTTAA
- the rho gene encoding transcription termination factor Rho, with protein sequence MHLTELKNTPVSDLVKLGEEQMGLENLARLRKQDIVFAILKQHAKSGEDIFGGGVLEILPDGFGFLRSADSSYLAGPDDIYVSPSQIRRFNLQTGDKIEGKIRPPKEGERYFALLKVDQVNDDKPEVSRSKILFENLTPLHANSRLRMERGNGSTEDLTARILDLASPIGKGQRGLIVAPPKAGKTMLLQNIAQSITHNYPECELIVLLIDERPEEVTEMQRSVKGEVIASTFDEPATRHVQVAEMVIEKAKRSVEHKKDVVILLDSITRLARAYNTVTPASGKILSGGVDANALHRPKRFFGAARNVEEGGSLTIIATALVDTGSKMDEVIFEEFKGTGNMELHLSRKIAEKRVFPAIDFNRSGTRKEDLLTTPDELQKMWILRKILNPMGEVEAMEFLIDKLMMAKTNDEFFEIMKRS encoded by the coding sequence ATGCATCTTACAGAACTTAAAAACACGCCTGTTTCTGATCTTGTGAAACTTGGCGAAGAACAAATGGGTTTAGAAAATCTTGCCCGTTTACGTAAACAAGATATTGTTTTTGCTATTTTGAAACAACACGCCAAGAGCGGTGAAGACATTTTTGGCGGCGGCGTGTTAGAGATTTTACCCGATGGTTTCGGTTTCTTACGCTCCGCAGACAGTTCCTACCTTGCTGGTCCTGATGACATCTACGTTTCCCCAAGTCAAATTCGTCGTTTCAATCTACAAACTGGTGATAAAATCGAAGGCAAAATCCGTCCACCAAAAGAAGGTGAACGCTATTTTGCACTTTTAAAAGTCGACCAAGTCAACGATGATAAACCTGAAGTCTCTCGTAGCAAAATCCTTTTCGAAAACTTAACCCCACTACACGCGAATTCTCGCTTAAGAATGGAACGTGGTAATGGCTCAACCGAAGATTTAACTGCACGTATTTTGGATTTAGCATCTCCAATTGGTAAAGGGCAACGTGGTCTTATCGTGGCTCCGCCAAAAGCCGGTAAAACCATGTTATTACAAAACATTGCACAAAGTATCACGCACAATTATCCAGAATGTGAACTTATCGTGCTTTTAATTGATGAGCGTCCAGAAGAAGTAACCGAAATGCAACGTTCGGTAAAAGGTGAAGTGATTGCCTCTACCTTTGATGAACCAGCAACCCGTCACGTTCAAGTGGCAGAAATGGTTATTGAGAAAGCAAAACGTTCTGTTGAGCATAAAAAAGATGTGGTGATTTTACTCGACTCTATTACTCGTTTAGCGCGTGCTTACAACACCGTGACACCAGCATCCGGTAAAATTCTTTCTGGTGGTGTGGATGCAAATGCTTTACATCGTCCAAAACGTTTCTTTGGTGCGGCGCGTAACGTAGAAGAAGGTGGTAGTTTAACCATTATTGCGACTGCACTTGTGGATACCGGTTCAAAAATGGATGAGGTTATCTTCGAAGAATTTAAAGGTACCGGTAACATGGAATTACATCTTTCTCGCAAAATTGCAGAAAAACGTGTATTCCCTGCAATTGACTTCAACCGTTCTGGTACGCGTAAAGAAGACTTACTTACCACTCCGGATGAATTGCAAAAAATGTGGATTCTGCGCAAAATCCTTAACCCAATGGGTGAAGTGGAAGCGATGGAATTCCTCATCGACAAACTTATGATGGCTAAAACCAACGATGAGTTTTTTGAAATTATGAAACGGTCTTAA
- the serB gene encoding phosphoserine phosphatase translates to MQIQNLASITQKYLKFPTALSSDLPHSDETHAFILYGTTLNLTKLLEFQQKCGQSFQCFDAWNVEKNTVVLLKGEWLGDFIVYAHDLQLDIAKLDFDAKLSEKGLLVMDMDSTAIQIECIDEIAKLAGTGELVSAITESAMRGELDFEQSLRRRVGTLKGAPESILRQVREKLPLMPGLIETIKTLQQHGWKTAIASGGFTYFADYLKNLLNLDFAASNQFEIIDGTLTGNVKGSVVDAQYKANTLQKLAEEYNIPRKDTLAIGDGANDLAMMNVAGLGVAFHAKPKVQQQAQIVVNFADLTALLCLLSANDRI, encoded by the coding sequence ATGCAAATTCAAAACCTTGCAAGTATTACCCAAAAATATCTCAAATTTCCCACCGCACTTTCGTCTGATTTACCTCATTCCGATGAAACACATGCATTTATTTTATACGGAACAACGCTGAATTTAACGAAATTACTTGAATTCCAACAAAAGTGTGGTCAATCTTTTCAGTGTTTTGATGCATGGAACGTTGAAAAAAATACCGTTGTCCTTTTAAAAGGCGAATGGCTAGGCGATTTTATAGTCTATGCCCACGACCTACAATTAGACATCGCCAAACTGGATTTTGATGCAAAATTATCAGAAAAAGGTTTATTGGTAATGGATATGGACTCGACTGCCATTCAAATTGAATGTATCGATGAAATTGCCAAACTGGCTGGCACGGGTGAATTAGTTTCTGCCATTACTGAAAGCGCCATGCGTGGCGAGCTTGATTTTGAACAAAGTTTGCGTCGTCGAGTGGGTACACTTAAAGGTGCACCAGAAAGTATTTTGCGGCAAGTACGTGAAAAATTGCCTTTAATGCCAGGCTTAATTGAAACCATTAAGACATTACAACAACATGGTTGGAAAACCGCCATCGCTTCTGGTGGTTTTACCTATTTCGCCGATTATTTAAAAAATTTATTAAACCTCGACTTTGCGGCTTCTAATCAATTTGAAATTATTGATGGCACGCTGACTGGCAATGTAAAAGGTAGCGTAGTCGATGCACAATACAAAGCGAATACCTTGCAAAAACTCGCTGAAGAATACAATATTCCACGCAAAGACACCCTTGCTATTGGTGATGGCGCCAATGATTTGGCTATGATGAATGTTGCAGGATTAGGTGTGGCATTTCATGCGAAGCCGAAGGTGCAACAACAAGCGCAAATTGTGGTAAACTTTGCTGACTTAACCGCACTTTTATGTCTTTTAAGTGCAAATGATCGAATTTAA
- the rimM gene encoding ribosome maturation factor RimM (Essential for efficient processing of 16S rRNA) produces the protein MEQQRIEVVGKLGSTYGIRGWLRIYSSTEQAESIFDYQPWFLKIKGEWQPAELENWRHHNHEIIVKLKGVDDREAAQILANVEIGVDLSIFPELEEGDYYWHDLIGCSVVNLEGYTMGTVTEMMETGSNDVLVVKANTKDAFGKQERLIPFLYEQVVKRVDLTTKTIEVDWDAGF, from the coding sequence ATGGAACAACAACGTATTGAAGTTGTGGGCAAATTAGGCTCAACCTACGGTATTCGTGGGTGGTTACGTATTTATTCATCAACAGAACAAGCTGAAAGTATTTTTGATTATCAACCTTGGTTTTTAAAAATCAAAGGTGAATGGCAGCCTGCAGAATTAGAAAATTGGCGTCATCATAATCACGAAATCATCGTTAAATTAAAAGGCGTTGATGACCGTGAAGCCGCACAAATTTTAGCAAATGTTGAAATTGGTGTGGATTTATCTATATTCCCAGAACTGGAAGAAGGGGATTATTACTGGCACGATTTAATTGGTTGTTCAGTCGTAAACTTAGAAGGTTATACAATGGGAACGGTAACAGAGATGATGGAAACCGGTTCTAATGATGTGTTAGTGGTGAAAGCCAATACCAAAGATGCTTTTGGAAAACAAGAGCGGTTAATTCCGTTCTTGTATGAACAAGTAGTTAAAAGAGTCGATCTCACCACGAAAACAATTGAAGTGGATTGGGACGCTGGTTTCTAA
- a CDS encoding YtjB family periplasmic protein, with product MQLIREKLQKSLMLGLIVVFCVSAMAVILFGVKQFKIGSQLSSVNQVANLSHILVRQQANLFSVLLTNNAKSEQFTENLDNLAKENFVLDATIYDYNGKVLAQSSNTGNLREQLGLEHKNESEFSTQQIVEPIYSSSNNGIRGFLRVTFDAQYMQTTQGKINQVFHRLYGELIIIFLLGALFASSIHYFLSHYRRAYRKPIETTNVVKKSKSSSLRFHQRRRRI from the coding sequence GTGCAATTAATTAGAGAAAAACTTCAAAAATCACTGATGCTTGGGCTTATAGTTGTGTTTTGTGTAAGTGCAATGGCCGTAATATTATTTGGTGTGAAGCAATTTAAGATCGGCTCACAGCTTTCAAGTGTCAATCAGGTTGCAAATTTATCGCATATTTTGGTGCGCCAGCAAGCAAATTTGTTTTCAGTATTGTTGACTAATAATGCGAAATCAGAGCAGTTCACTGAAAATTTAGATAACTTAGCGAAAGAAAATTTTGTGTTGGATGCAACGATCTATGACTATAACGGTAAAGTGCTAGCTCAGAGCAGCAATACAGGTAATTTGCGTGAACAACTTGGCTTAGAACATAAAAATGAAAGCGAGTTTTCGACGCAACAGATCGTAGAGCCTATTTATTCCAGCTCAAATAACGGTATTCGTGGTTTTTTACGTGTAACCTTTGATGCCCAATATATGCAAACGACACAGGGTAAAATTAATCAAGTATTTCATCGTTTATATGGTGAATTGATCATTATCTTTTTGTTGGGCGCGTTATTTGCAAGCTCTATTCATTATTTTTTAAGTCATTATCGTCGAGCATACCGTAAGCCGATAGAGACAACAAATGTGGTTAAAAAAAGTAAATCGAGTAGTTTGCGTTTTCATCAACGTCGTCGAAGAATTTGA
- a CDS encoding YajQ family cyclic di-GMP-binding protein, giving the protein MPSFDIVSEITMHEVRNAVENANRVLSTRYDFRGVEAVIELNEKSETVKVTTESDFQLEQLIEILIGAFVKRGIEHSSLDIPTESEHHGKLYTKEIKLKQGIETEMAKKITKLVKDSKIKVQTQIQGEQVRVTGKSRDDLQAVIQLVKGAELGQPFQFNNFRD; this is encoded by the coding sequence ATGCCATCTTTTGACATCGTATCTGAAATTACTATGCACGAAGTGCGTAATGCGGTTGAAAATGCAAACCGCGTATTAAGTACACGTTATGATTTCCGTGGCGTGGAAGCCGTCATTGAATTAAATGAAAAAAGCGAAACCGTGAAAGTGACCACCGAATCTGATTTCCAATTAGAACAATTAATTGAAATCTTGATTGGTGCGTTTGTAAAACGTGGCATTGAGCATAGCTCGTTGGATATTCCAACAGAAAGTGAACATCACGGCAAACTTTACACCAAAGAAATCAAATTAAAACAAGGGATTGAAACGGAGATGGCGAAGAAAATCACTAAACTAGTGAAAGATTCAAAAATCAAAGTGCAAACTCAAATTCAAGGTGAACAAGTGCGCGTAACAGGTAAATCTCGTGATGATTTACAAGCTGTTATTCAATTGGTAAAAGGCGCTGAATTAGGCCAACCATTCCAATTTAATAACTTCAGAGATTAA
- a CDS encoding alanine/glycine:cation symporter family protein, whose amino-acid sequence MSLQTTLSAISSFVWGPPLLILLSGTGLYLTLRLGFLQIRYLPRALGYLFARGANKGKGDVSSFAALCTALAATIGTGNIVGVATAVQAGGPGAIFWMWLVALLGMATKYAECLLAVKYRVRDKYGFMAGGPMYYIERGLGIKWLAKLFALFGVLVAFFGIGTFPQINAITHAMQDTFNVPVIITATVVTVLVAMIILGGVRRIATASSVIVPFMAIGYVATSIIILIVNYDKLPAAISLIIQSAFNPQAALGGAVGFTVMKAIQSGVARGIFSNESGLGSAPIAAAAAQTKEPVRQGLISMTGTFLDTIIVCTMTGLVLVITGAWSNPELSGASVTNYAFAQGLGTSIGATIVTVGLLFFAFTTILGWCYYGERCFLYLVGIRGIKLYRFVFIVLVGAGSFLTLDLIWILADIVNGLMAFPNLIALIGLRKEIISETKDYFERLKATQHDQDELA is encoded by the coding sequence ATGTCATTACAGACAACCTTATCTGCTATTAGCAGCTTTGTATGGGGACCGCCTCTACTCATTCTATTGTCCGGAACCGGACTTTATCTCACCCTGCGTTTAGGTTTCTTACAAATTCGTTATTTGCCGCGTGCATTGGGCTATTTATTTGCTCGTGGTGCGAATAAAGGCAAGGGAGATGTATCTTCTTTTGCCGCACTTTGTACGGCATTAGCAGCAACTATTGGTACAGGGAATATCGTTGGTGTAGCCACTGCGGTGCAAGCAGGTGGACCAGGTGCGATTTTTTGGATGTGGTTGGTTGCATTATTAGGCATGGCAACTAAATATGCTGAATGTTTACTTGCCGTGAAATATCGTGTTCGAGATAAATACGGTTTTATGGCCGGTGGACCAATGTATTACATTGAGCGTGGTCTTGGTATTAAATGGTTAGCCAAATTATTTGCGCTCTTTGGGGTATTAGTGGCCTTTTTCGGTATTGGTACCTTCCCTCAAATAAATGCCATTACGCATGCGATGCAAGACACATTCAATGTACCCGTTATTATTACGGCAACAGTGGTGACCGTATTGGTCGCTATGATTATTCTCGGTGGTGTAAGACGTATTGCGACAGCTTCTTCAGTGATTGTGCCTTTTATGGCAATCGGCTATGTGGCGACCTCAATTATCATCTTAATCGTTAATTACGACAAATTACCTGCTGCAATTTCATTAATTATTCAGAGTGCGTTTAATCCTCAGGCAGCTTTAGGTGGTGCAGTTGGCTTTACCGTGATGAAAGCCATTCAATCAGGTGTGGCGCGCGGTATTTTCTCAAATGAATCAGGTTTAGGGAGTGCGCCGATCGCAGCCGCAGCAGCGCAAACGAAAGAGCCCGTTCGCCAAGGTTTAATTTCGATGACGGGGACGTTTTTAGATACCATCATCGTATGTACGATGACAGGCTTAGTGCTTGTGATTACAGGAGCATGGAGTAACCCAGAGCTTTCAGGTGCAAGTGTGACTAACTATGCTTTTGCACAGGGATTAGGTACATCAATTGGTGCAACTATTGTAACCGTTGGTTTATTATTCTTTGCTTTCACCACAATTTTAGGTTGGTGTTACTACGGTGAGCGTTGTTTTCTTTATTTAGTTGGTATTCGTGGTATTAAATTGTATCGCTTCGTATTTATTGTTCTGGTTGGAGCGGGTTCATTCCTCACCTTAGATTTAATCTGGATTTTAGCGGATATCGTGAATGGTTTAATGGCCTTCCCGAACTTGATAGCATTAATTGGTTTGCGTAAAGAAATTATTTCAGAAACTAAGGATTACTTCGAACGTTTAAAAGCAACACAACATGATCAAGATGAGTTAGCCTAA